The proteins below are encoded in one region of Halocatena salina:
- a CDS encoding ribbon-helix-helix domain-containing protein gives MTDYTTVSIPKDLADRVEDTIEGTSFSSTSDLVRFLLRSIVIQHQRSGNLSEAEFEEIARQLQDLGYLHD, from the coding sequence ATGACGGACTACACAACGGTTTCCATCCCGAAAGATCTCGCCGACCGCGTCGAGGACACGATCGAGGGAACGAGCTTTTCGAGTACGAGCGATCTCGTTCGGTTCCTTCTCCGAAGCATCGTCATCCAACACCAACGTTCGGGAAACCTTTCGGAAGCTGAGTTCGAGGAAATCGCCCGTCAGTTGCAGGATCTCGGTTACCTACACGATTGA
- the aglJ gene encoding S-layer glycoprotein N-glycosyltransferase AglJ, whose product MAFDDVCVLIPTFNEAPTIGSVVDGFIDRGYTNVLVIDGGSTDDTQTVAAAHGARVIEQRRSGKGQAVREGLEYIDTKYIVLIDGDSTYDPADADRLLEPLFDGRAEHVIGNRLAQLDDEAMSRLNQFGNRLINSAFTMIHGRDFGDILSGYRAFTRDSLEQIRLSADGFTIETELAVAAVKHRIPTTVVPIEYAPRPSDSETNLDPIRDGGRIIHALYSLARRNNPLFYFGSVGGLSILFGSGVGVFVGYEWFVRHISHEALAVVSAFAILLGVQLFMFGVLSDMVVAVNREHTRQVQALATQLRQESTDTTEEASETTDETPEETTTIDAEN is encoded by the coding sequence ATGGCTTTCGATGACGTGTGTGTGCTCATACCGACGTTCAATGAGGCCCCGACGATCGGATCGGTCGTCGACGGCTTCATCGATCGAGGGTACACGAACGTTCTCGTGATCGACGGCGGATCGACCGACGACACTCAGACGGTCGCTGCCGCTCACGGCGCACGCGTCATCGAGCAACGCCGTTCTGGGAAGGGGCAAGCGGTTCGGGAAGGACTCGAATACATCGACACCAAGTACATCGTGTTGATCGATGGCGATTCGACTTACGATCCCGCCGACGCCGACCGACTCCTCGAACCACTGTTCGACGGACGCGCCGAGCACGTCATCGGGAATCGATTGGCCCAGTTGGACGACGAAGCGATGAGCCGACTCAACCAGTTTGGAAACCGGCTCATCAACAGTGCGTTCACGATGATTCACGGGCGCGATTTCGGCGATATTCTCAGTGGATACCGGGCGTTCACCCGTGATTCGCTCGAACAGATCAGGCTGTCTGCCGATGGATTCACCATCGAAACCGAGTTGGCGGTCGCAGCAGTCAAACATCGGATTCCGACCACTGTCGTTCCGATCGAATACGCTCCTCGACCTTCCGATTCGGAGACGAACCTCGATCCGATCCGGGACGGTGGCCGGATCATTCACGCGCTGTACAGTCTGGCTCGGAGGAACAATCCCCTGTTTTACTTCGGGAGTGTCGGTGGATTGAGTATCCTGTTTGGCAGCGGTGTCGGCGTGTTCGTGGGATACGAATGGTTCGTCCGCCACATTTCTCACGAAGCGCTCGCTGTGGTCTCGGCGTTCGCAATCCTTCTCGGCGTCCAACTGTTCATGTTCGGTGTGCTGTCCGATATGGTGGTTGCCGTGAACCGAGAACACACTCGACAAGTCCAAGCGCTGGCAACACAGCTCCGTCAAGAATCGACCGACACCACGGAAGAAGCGAGCGAAACGACGGACGAAACACCTGAAGAGACCACGACGATCGACGCTGAGAACTGA
- a CDS encoding DUF7344 domain-containing protein — MTGELTIHTESLRSLPDDTAVFESIINFRRRTMIRYMGQLPPDAAVETSELARVCAAVEQDLPLHKVNHQTYRHAYQAVRQRDIPHLADENVLKRHDRDTITRGKAFPVFIELLGAMDGQLD; from the coding sequence ATGACGGGTGAGTTGACGATCCACACGGAGTCACTTCGATCGCTGCCCGACGATACAGCGGTGTTCGAATCGATTATCAACTTCCGTCGTCGGACGATGATTCGGTATATGGGGCAGCTTCCTCCCGACGCCGCCGTGGAAACGTCAGAGCTTGCGCGCGTGTGTGCGGCCGTTGAGCAAGATCTTCCGCTCCATAAGGTAAATCACCAAACGTATCGCCACGCCTACCAAGCGGTTCGCCAGCGGGACATTCCTCATCTTGCAGACGAGAACGTTCTCAAGCGCCACGACCGGGACACTATCACTCGAGGCAAAGCGTTCCCCGTCTTCATCGAACTACTCGGCGCCATGGATGGCCAACTAGACTGA
- a CDS encoding dolichyl-phosphate hexose transferase has protein sequence MQQETESAQLTFEDLSVVMGTYNEEESIGVVLEDIERVTDGDAEIICVDGSSDRTPEIAREHGATVIEQKPQGYGVAVREAVLSANRPVVVTTDCDDTYPMEALGDFLSLINEGYDVVSGDRLYHGAEKMPAFNRFGNAAFALLASGLMGERVHDTTTGMRAYRREVVQQIKWTENTGLSAELLIRPLMRGYNVRERPITYRERRGETKLDPIEGGLAIAKSIVKVCLQERLR, from the coding sequence ATGCAACAAGAAACGGAATCGGCTCAGCTCACGTTCGAAGATCTGAGCGTCGTGATGGGAACGTACAACGAAGAGGAGTCGATTGGAGTCGTCCTTGAGGACATCGAGCGGGTAACCGACGGCGATGCGGAGATCATCTGTGTCGACGGTTCGAGCGATCGCACGCCCGAGATCGCCCGAGAACACGGGGCAACCGTCATCGAGCAAAAGCCGCAAGGATACGGTGTAGCCGTTCGGGAGGCCGTTTTGAGCGCGAACCGACCGGTGGTCGTCACGACTGATTGCGATGACACGTATCCGATGGAGGCACTTGGCGATTTCCTCTCGTTGATCAATGAGGGATACGACGTGGTTAGTGGTGACCGACTGTACCACGGGGCTGAGAAGATGCCCGCGTTCAATCGGTTTGGAAACGCAGCGTTCGCACTGCTCGCCAGCGGGTTGATGGGTGAACGTGTCCACGACACGACGACGGGAATGCGCGCCTACCGACGAGAAGTCGTCCAACAGATCAAGTGGACCGAAAACACCGGGCTTTCCGCAGAGCTGCTCATTCGACCGTTGATGCGGGGTTACAACGTCCGTGAACGACCGATCACGTACCGCGAACGTCGTGGCGAAACCAAACTCGACCCGATCGAGGGCGGGCTGGCGATCGCCAAATCCATCGTGAAAGTGTGTTTACAAGAGCGACTGCGATGA
- a CDS encoding DUF7846 domain-containing protein: MSSTVTWEARMESKRAFRVGIAALSVLGGIVVFLIAHDLLPYLSSNHDEGVYLQQAAMLLEGNLWLTSVVPDAVRPWFFVQDGQRLYPKYTPVAALMYAPGVMVGMPRIILGLIAAGNIALVGTLASEVFDRQTGILAAGFALITPFFLFISATFMAYAPTTLLNLLFALGYVRMFRRESKRYAVLAGIAIGLAFFSRSYTAVLFAFPFVVHAATVVGQDLYQRSFWTPTIQREAIIGVLGIVGVGVALAYNHVMTGDALVFPYQAFAPLDGLGFGDRKLRGREIEYTIELAWRANKHLIAELFTRWTAAPPLGSLLAAIGVFAFVLGYRQRRTARLSDRTLGIILLGTGLSILLGNIYFWGTFNTLGAVANPTDGFMSRFGPFYHFDLVLPLSVFGSAGMLWLGRTLRSHLSRQFSSQQIRVLFLVLMAISALVGASAEYSRMDTAIEKHASTTEQQRSVAAPFENRTFENALVLMPTTYGPWLSHPFQQLRNGGSLEKGPVLYAQDRGPGLNFLTLDAYSNRTPYRFTYRGQWPGVVTPHLHPLTVHNDSSHQLTTTVTPVGEVSSVQIRTGNDRVVWEPPVNETERTINGSFDVTWSINGTHATLDSINEMAVAQRSDEYEREPPLNGAALAPSTSQGLSSTSIGINGSTRVTLAITFDRPNGDILTYWYQVDVDPNATNTRILWPNERKICDDARYCGHKGTYIPGEKYPGGAAMNTTYTESSDNRTGTSG; encoded by the coding sequence ATGAGCAGTACGGTAACGTGGGAGGCGAGGATGGAATCTAAGCGGGCGTTTCGCGTCGGTATCGCTGCTCTGTCCGTGCTTGGCGGGATCGTGGTGTTTCTCATTGCTCACGATTTGCTTCCGTATTTGTCTTCGAACCACGACGAAGGCGTCTATCTTCAGCAGGCTGCGATGCTCCTCGAAGGTAATCTCTGGCTCACGAGCGTGGTTCCGGACGCCGTCCGGCCGTGGTTTTTCGTCCAGGATGGACAGCGCCTCTACCCCAAGTATACACCGGTTGCCGCGCTCATGTACGCCCCGGGCGTCATGGTTGGGATGCCTCGGATAATACTCGGCCTGATCGCGGCGGGCAACATCGCACTCGTCGGTACGCTCGCTAGCGAGGTGTTCGATCGTCAAACGGGCATTCTCGCCGCGGGGTTCGCCCTCATAACGCCGTTTTTCCTGTTTATCTCCGCGACGTTTATGGCGTACGCACCCACGACGCTGTTGAACCTGCTGTTCGCCCTCGGATACGTCCGTATGTTCCGTCGGGAGAGCAAGCGGTACGCGGTGCTCGCGGGAATCGCTATCGGGCTTGCGTTTTTCTCTCGATCGTACACGGCGGTGCTGTTCGCCTTTCCGTTCGTCGTTCACGCCGCAACCGTTGTCGGACAGGATCTCTACCAGCGCTCGTTTTGGACGCCGACGATCCAACGGGAAGCGATCATCGGCGTCCTCGGGATCGTTGGTGTCGGGGTTGCGCTGGCGTACAACCACGTGATGACCGGGGACGCGCTCGTGTTTCCATATCAGGCGTTCGCCCCGTTGGATGGGCTGGGCTTTGGTGACCGGAAGCTGCGCGGCCGCGAGATCGAATACACGATCGAACTGGCGTGGCGGGCGAACAAACATCTCATCGCCGAGCTGTTCACACGGTGGACGGCTGCACCGCCGCTCGGTTCGCTCCTCGCGGCGATCGGTGTGTTCGCGTTCGTGCTCGGTTATCGACAGCGTCGGACAGCCCGACTGTCCGATCGCACGCTCGGGATTATACTGCTCGGAACCGGCCTGTCGATCCTACTCGGTAACATCTACTTTTGGGGAACGTTCAACACGCTTGGAGCCGTTGCTAACCCCACTGACGGCTTCATGAGCCGGTTCGGTCCGTTCTATCACTTTGATCTCGTCTTACCACTGTCGGTGTTCGGAAGCGCCGGCATGCTTTGGCTCGGTCGAACCCTTCGATCGCACCTTTCACGACAGTTTTCCTCACAGCAGATACGTGTCTTGTTCCTTGTGCTGATGGCTATCTCTGCGTTGGTCGGTGCAAGCGCGGAGTACAGCCGGATGGACACAGCCATCGAAAAACACGCGTCTACTACCGAACAGCAACGGTCCGTGGCCGCGCCGTTCGAGAATCGGACGTTCGAGAACGCGCTCGTTTTGATGCCGACCACATACGGACCGTGGCTGTCCCACCCGTTCCAACAGCTTCGAAACGGTGGATCGCTTGAGAAGGGACCGGTGTTGTACGCCCAGGACCGAGGGCCCGGTCTGAACTTCCTTACGCTCGATGCCTATTCCAATCGAACCCCCTATCGATTCACGTACCGCGGGCAGTGGCCCGGCGTCGTTACTCCTCATCTCCATCCACTGACCGTACACAACGATAGTTCTCACCAGCTCACCACGACCGTCACCCCGGTCGGAGAGGTGTCGTCCGTTCAGATCAGGACCGGAAACGATCGGGTTGTCTGGGAGCCTCCGGTCAACGAAACGGAGCGGACGATCAACGGTTCGTTCGACGTCACATGGTCGATCAACGGGACACACGCTACCCTCGATTCCATCAACGAGATGGCCGTTGCGCAGCGATCGGACGAGTACGAACGGGAACCTCCCTTGAACGGTGCAGCCCTTGCCCCCTCGACGTCACAGGGGTTATCGTCCACATCGATCGGGATCAACGGGTCTACCAGGGTGACGCTGGCGATCACCTTCGATCGACCCAACGGCGACATTCTCACCTACTGGTATCAGGTGGACGTCGATCCGAACGCTACCAACACCCGCATCCTGTGGCCCAACGAACGGAAAATATGTGATGATGCGCGCTACTGTGGACACAAGGGAACGTACATTCCGGGAGAGAAATACCCCGGAGGCGCTGCTATGAACACGACGTACACTGAGAGTTCCGACAACCGAACTGGAACCAGCGGGTAA
- a CDS encoding alpha-1 4-glucan-protein synthase has protein sequence MTVDTCVIIPTIREYECVRAYVANAREHGFDLDRLFFLLVTEDFCDTDEMESMLAEEDVAGAVFDGSRRESWYDSHDISEYSHLVPAASHAETSFGLLYMWANSEYEYGFFIDDDTLPHEEFDFFGRHFENIAFEGEIESVASEKQWVNVLYQNFDDHGLYPRGYPYSAMDESVETDTEHVDSVVASQGLWTNVPDLDAVRILMDGDLQGQAQTRTSMADFDGDFVAQSGQYLTVCSMNLAFRREVVPAFYQLPMDDNPWDVGRFDDIWSGVFLKRACDILGKQVYNGYPLCEHNKAARSTFDDLNNEVPALELNEHVWEIVDAVGDDASTYAEAFDAMASALVQHDGEYNNDDFLVYVGEYMHEWLDCLDELTPLSEHPRASVTATDD, from the coding sequence ATGACTGTAGACACGTGTGTTATTATCCCGACAATTAGGGAGTATGAATGTGTGCGAGCGTACGTTGCAAACGCCCGCGAGCACGGTTTCGATCTCGACCGGCTGTTTTTCTTGTTAGTCACAGAAGATTTCTGCGACACGGATGAGATGGAGTCGATGCTTGCAGAAGAGGACGTCGCCGGTGCGGTCTTTGACGGCTCACGCCGCGAGTCGTGGTATGACAGCCACGATATCAGCGAGTACTCCCATCTCGTCCCCGCTGCCAGCCACGCCGAGACGAGTTTCGGTCTGCTGTACATGTGGGCGAATTCGGAGTACGAGTACGGCTTTTTCATCGACGATGACACGCTGCCCCACGAGGAATTCGACTTCTTCGGGCGTCATTTCGAAAACATCGCGTTCGAAGGAGAGATCGAGAGTGTTGCCTCCGAGAAACAGTGGGTGAACGTTCTCTATCAGAACTTCGACGATCACGGGTTGTATCCGCGGGGGTACCCCTACAGCGCGATGGATGAATCGGTGGAGACGGACACCGAACACGTTGACAGCGTCGTCGCCTCGCAGGGTCTCTGGACGAACGTTCCCGACCTCGACGCCGTTCGCATCCTGATGGATGGTGATCTACAAGGTCAGGCCCAAACCCGCACGTCGATGGCAGACTTCGACGGGGACTTCGTAGCCCAATCGGGACAGTATCTCACCGTCTGCTCGATGAATCTCGCGTTTCGCCGCGAAGTCGTCCCTGCGTTCTACCAGCTTCCGATGGATGACAATCCGTGGGATGTCGGTCGATTCGACGACATCTGGAGCGGCGTCTTCTTGAAGCGGGCATGTGACATTCTCGGCAAACAGGTGTACAACGGCTACCCGCTGTGTGAACACAACAAGGCGGCGCGCTCGACGTTCGACGATCTCAACAACGAGGTTCCCGCGCTCGAACTCAACGAGCACGTCTGGGAGATCGTCGATGCGGTCGGAGACGACGCGAGCACCTACGCGGAGGCGTTCGACGCCATGGCGTCCGCCCTCGTCCAACACGACGGCGAGTACAACAACGACGACTTCCTCGTCTACGTCGGAGAGTACATGCACGAGTGGCTCGACTGTCTCGACGAGTTGACGCCGCTCTCCGAGCATCCGCGCGCAAGCGTTACCGCGACTGACGATTGA
- the fabG gene encoding 3-oxoacyl-ACP reductase FabG — protein sequence MSLEEKTCVVTGASRGIGRGIAEELGRAGGDVVVNYHTSEAQAHDVVDAIEESGGNAIAVQGNVSEIDEMEAMCETTRRVFGPAEVVVNNAGITADQTFDNMTTEEWQSVVSVNLNGAFNCIKAYFDDVYNADTGRVINVSSMVGLKGNYGQANYAAAKSGLFGLTRTLALEMSKSGTTVNCIAPGFTKTDMLEDVPKEIQESILDQIPLNRFAEPKDIAGLVRYLAGSRSGYMTGQILPITGGMEW from the coding sequence ATGTCGTTGGAAGAGAAGACGTGTGTGGTAACCGGTGCCTCCAGAGGTATCGGACGAGGAATCGCCGAGGAGTTAGGCCGTGCTGGAGGAGACGTTGTGGTCAACTACCACACGTCCGAAGCACAGGCACACGATGTCGTCGACGCTATCGAGGAATCTGGTGGTAACGCGATCGCCGTTCAGGGCAACGTCTCCGAAATCGATGAAATGGAGGCGATGTGCGAGACGACTCGACGGGTGTTCGGACCGGCGGAAGTGGTTGTGAACAACGCTGGGATCACGGCCGATCAGACGTTCGATAACATGACGACCGAAGAGTGGCAGTCGGTCGTTTCGGTCAATCTCAACGGCGCGTTCAACTGCATCAAGGCGTATTTCGATGATGTGTACAACGCCGATACGGGACGAGTGATCAACGTTTCGTCGATGGTCGGTTTGAAAGGCAACTACGGGCAAGCCAACTATGCGGCCGCAAAAAGCGGACTGTTCGGACTTACCCGCACTCTGGCCCTCGAAATGTCCAAATCAGGGACAACCGTTAATTGCATTGCTCCCGGATTCACCAAAACTGATATGCTCGAAGATGTCCCTAAAGAGATCCAAGAGTCTATTCTGGATCAGATTCCATTGAATCGGTTCGCAGAACCGAAAGATATCGCTGGACTCGTCCGGTATCTCGCAGGGTCTCGTTCCGGCTACATGACCGGGCAGATCCTTCCGATCACCGGTGGCATGGAGTGGTAA
- a CDS encoding acyl-CoA carboxylase subunit beta: MSNELTPTHKADVSESEWEAIEELRRRRERSREGGGKDRIESQHEKGKMTAYERIEYLLDPGTFREIAPFSEHRCTEFGMDDKQFPGDAVVTGYGEIHGRKTFVFAHDFTVLGGSVGEVVADKICRVMDQAVDAGVPVIGLNDSGGARIQEGVDSLGGFARIFKRNTDASGVIPQISCIMGPCAGGATYSPALTDFTFMVDQTSHMMITGPDVIETVTGEQISMAELGGATAHTNKSGVAHMGYRTETDALDGIRRLLSYLPQNNMEDPPTLDPWDDPDRTCDRLTEIVPTDAKKPYDMNDAIGEIVDEGSFFEVHDRFARSIVVGFARLDGQAVGVVANQPRAMAGTIDIDASAKAARFVRFCDSYNLPIITLVDTPGFLPGTDQEHNGIIRHGAKLIYAYAEATVPLLTVITRKAYGGAYIVMGSKELGADRTYAWPTAELAVLGPKGAVNILYRKELAAADDTDTKREALIEEYREEFANPYKPAERGYIDNVIEPQVTRRRLIDDLDLLNTKRGETHPKDHGNIPL; the protein is encoded by the coding sequence ATGAGTAACGAACTGACGCCCACTCACAAAGCAGACGTGAGCGAATCGGAGTGGGAAGCGATCGAGGAGTTGCGTCGTCGTCGTGAACGGTCGCGTGAAGGTGGCGGAAAAGATCGGATCGAATCCCAGCACGAAAAGGGCAAGATGACCGCCTACGAGCGGATCGAATACTTGCTTGATCCCGGAACGTTCCGGGAGATCGCGCCGTTTTCCGAACACCGGTGTACGGAGTTCGGAATGGACGACAAGCAGTTTCCCGGCGATGCGGTGGTGACGGGATACGGTGAGATCCACGGCCGTAAGACGTTCGTGTTCGCGCACGATTTCACGGTGCTCGGTGGATCGGTGGGTGAGGTCGTCGCCGACAAGATCTGCCGCGTGATGGATCAGGCTGTGGACGCAGGCGTGCCCGTCATCGGACTGAACGACTCCGGTGGTGCGCGCATTCAGGAAGGAGTCGATTCACTCGGTGGATTTGCTCGGATTTTCAAGCGGAACACCGATGCCAGCGGTGTGATTCCGCAGATCTCATGTATCATGGGTCCCTGTGCGGGTGGAGCAACCTACTCGCCCGCGCTCACCGATTTCACGTTCATGGTCGATCAGACCAGCCACATGATGATCACCGGCCCGGACGTGATAGAGACCGTCACGGGCGAACAGATCTCGATGGCCGAACTCGGTGGTGCGACGGCTCATACGAACAAAAGCGGCGTCGCACACATGGGGTACCGAACTGAGACCGACGCGCTGGATGGGATCCGTCGGCTGCTGTCGTATCTCCCACAAAACAACATGGAAGATCCGCCTACGCTTGATCCGTGGGACGATCCCGATCGGACCTGTGATCGGCTGACTGAGATCGTTCCGACGGATGCGAAAAAGCCCTACGACATGAACGACGCGATCGGTGAAATCGTCGACGAAGGGTCGTTTTTCGAGGTTCACGATCGATTTGCTCGAAGTATCGTCGTGGGATTCGCCCGCCTGGACGGACAGGCGGTCGGGGTCGTCGCCAATCAGCCCCGTGCGATGGCGGGCACGATCGACATCGACGCCAGCGCGAAGGCCGCCAGATTCGTCCGCTTCTGTGATTCGTACAACCTCCCGATCATCACCCTTGTCGACACGCCCGGCTTCCTGCCCGGCACCGACCAGGAACACAACGGAATCATCCGCCATGGAGCAAAGCTGATCTACGCGTACGCGGAAGCGACCGTCCCGTTGCTCACGGTCATCACCCGGAAAGCCTACGGCGGCGCGTACATCGTCATGGGATCGAAGGAGCTAGGAGCCGACCGAACCTACGCGTGGCCCACCGCCGAGCTGGCAGTGCTCGGACCGAAAGGCGCGGTCAACATCCTCTACCGGAAGGAACTCGCGGCCGCAGACGACACCGACACCAAACGCGAAGCCTTGATCGAGGAGTATCGCGAGGAATTCGCCAATCCTTATAAACCTGCCGAGCGGGGATACATCGACAACGTGATCGAACCGCAGGTGACTCGCAGGCGACTCATCGACGACCTTGATCTCCTCAATACCAAACGTGGAGAAACACATCCCAAAGATCACGGTAATATTCCACTGTAA